A genomic region of Mesorhizobium sp. NZP2077 contains the following coding sequences:
- a CDS encoding NAD(P)/FAD-dependent oxidoreductase, with product MLDIAPTKQAAAWLDSLAQALAAGDATAASNLFVDDCYWRDLLTFTWNVTTMEGREAIADMLKATLATTKPTAWQLTGEATSDEGTIEAWFTFETAVAWGQGIMRLRDGRCRTLFTAMTDLKGFEERKGAERPLGVRHKADPERETWSEARARETRELGASEQPYCLVIGGGQGGIMLGARLRQLGVPTIVIEKNARPGDSWRNRYRTLVLHDPVWYDHLPYIPFPENWPVFTPKDKMGDWLEMYTRVMELNYWVATKCLSASYDETEKVWTVVVDRVGRHITLKPKHIVFATGAYGPPRKIDLAGADQFKGELLHSSQYSNGDKFRGRRVAVIGAASSGHDVCVDLWESGADVTMIQRSPTTVVKSDTLMEVGFEIFSESALARGITTEKADMIVASTPFALVPKGQRALYEVIKARDAAFYDRLRTSGFAIDFGDDETGLLMKACRTGSGYYIDVGASDLIIDGKIGIRSGVAIKSLTPKGILFEDGSEIEADAIIACTGYQSMNENVAALVSREVADKVGPCWGLGSGVKGDPGPWQGELRNMWKPTAQEALWFHGGNLALSRFYSKYVALQIKARMEGIETPVYGKPSNA from the coding sequence ATGCTCGATATCGCACCAACGAAACAGGCCGCCGCATGGCTCGACTCCCTGGCCCAAGCGCTCGCAGCCGGCGATGCGACGGCGGCGAGCAACCTCTTCGTCGACGATTGCTACTGGCGCGATCTTCTGACCTTCACCTGGAACGTCACGACGATGGAGGGGCGCGAGGCCATCGCCGACATGCTCAAGGCAACGCTGGCGACGACCAAGCCAACGGCTTGGCAGCTCACCGGCGAAGCGACCTCGGACGAAGGCACGATCGAAGCCTGGTTCACATTCGAGACCGCGGTGGCCTGGGGACAAGGCATCATGCGGCTGCGCGATGGCCGCTGCCGCACCCTGTTCACGGCGATGACCGACCTCAAGGGGTTCGAAGAGCGCAAGGGTGCGGAACGGCCGCTCGGCGTGCGCCACAAGGCCGACCCCGAACGCGAGACCTGGTCGGAAGCGCGGGCGCGAGAAACGCGCGAACTCGGCGCCTCCGAGCAGCCCTATTGCCTGGTCATCGGCGGCGGCCAGGGCGGCATCATGCTGGGCGCGCGACTGCGGCAGCTCGGCGTGCCGACCATCGTCATCGAGAAGAATGCAAGGCCAGGCGATTCCTGGCGCAACCGCTACCGCACGCTCGTACTGCACGACCCGGTCTGGTACGACCATCTGCCCTACATTCCGTTTCCGGAAAACTGGCCTGTCTTCACGCCGAAGGACAAGATGGGCGACTGGCTGGAAATGTACACGCGCGTCATGGAGCTCAATTACTGGGTCGCCACCAAGTGCCTCAGCGCCTCCTATGACGAGACCGAGAAGGTCTGGACCGTGGTGGTCGACCGGGTCGGCCGCCACATCACGCTGAAGCCGAAACACATCGTCTTCGCCACCGGCGCCTATGGCCCGCCGCGAAAGATCGACCTGGCCGGCGCGGATCAGTTCAAGGGCGAGCTGCTGCATTCCAGCCAGTATTCGAACGGCGACAAATTCCGCGGCAGACGCGTTGCAGTCATCGGCGCGGCAAGCTCCGGTCATGACGTCTGCGTCGATCTCTGGGAAAGCGGCGCCGACGTAACCATGATCCAGCGCTCGCCGACGACCGTGGTCAAGTCGGACACGCTGATGGAGGTCGGCTTCGAGATCTTCTCGGAAAGCGCCTTGGCGCGCGGCATCACGACCGAAAAGGCCGACATGATCGTCGCCTCGACTCCCTTCGCGCTGGTGCCCAAGGGCCAGCGCGCGCTCTACGAGGTGATCAAGGCGCGCGACGCGGCCTTCTACGACCGCTTGCGCACCTCAGGCTTCGCCATCGATTTCGGCGACGACGAAACCGGCCTGCTGATGAAGGCCTGCCGCACCGGCTCCGGTTATTACATCGATGTCGGCGCATCGGACCTGATCATCGACGGCAAGATCGGCATCCGCAGCGGCGTCGCCATCAAGTCGCTGACGCCGAAGGGCATCCTGTTCGAGGACGGCAGCGAAATCGAAGCCGACGCCATCATCGCCTGCACCGGCTACCAATCGATGAACGAGAATGTCGCCGCACTCGTCTCACGCGAGGTCGCCGACAAGGTCGGTCCCTGCTGGGGCCTTGGTTCGGGTGTGAAGGGCGACCCCGGCCCCTGGCAAGGCGAGCTGCGCAACATGTGGAAGCCGACGGCGCAGGAAGCGCTGTGGTTTCACGGCGGCAATTTGGCGCTGTCGCGGTTTTATTCGAAATATGTGGCGCTGCAGATCAAGGCGCGGATGGAAGGCATCGAGACGCCGGTTTATGGAAAGCCGAGCAACGCCTGA